In Camelus ferus isolate YT-003-E chromosome 5, BCGSAC_Cfer_1.0, whole genome shotgun sequence, one genomic interval encodes:
- the LOC106729410 gene encoding uncharacterized protein LOC106729410 — protein MGLSCVLKELRCLPSHCGFTWSSTAHSSSFSPFVYDKHARLFWCWELISCTLKNSSWRRSARMLTHMPEQILHLLTVQCDRHLLAKGETSSLLLSLLQVVIPQKNHRKVTTAPGNKVGGKKHLAPMFAEKLIPPRREGATGAKLPRDRRSAKLEGGHEERCEDSDENEAEPPVTFRLFVGNLNFNKTVAELKTDLSEFFAKNDVAVDGVRVGLSRASTPQFLASHRPPQHRLSHLEAALLTCPVVMFMTHSLATNSPSRESQLKGHFLRSEAFSLTPQTVQSSLLHVFISLFIYSSFLALTTVCNYVTVY, from the exons ATGGGCTTAAGTTGTGTCCTAAAAGAACTGAG AtgtctgccttctcactgtggtTTCACATGGTCATCCACCGCCCATagttcttcattttctccttttgtatATG acaAGCATGCCAGGTTATTCTGGTGCTGGGAGCTCATTTCCTGCACGTTGAAAAATTCGTCCTGGAGGAGATCAGCACGGATGTTGACACATATGCCCGAGCAGATCTTGCACTTGCTGACTGTGCAGTGTGATCGTCACCTCCTGGCCAAAGGGGAGACCTCTTCActgctgctctccctcctccaggttgTCATCCCTCAGAAGAACCATAGGAAGGTTACCACTGCTCCAGGAAATAAAGTCGGGGGAAAAAAGCATCTGGCTCCCATGTTTGCTGAGAAATTAATACCACCACGCAGGGAGGGAGCCACAGGGGCCAAGCTGCCAAGAGATAGGAGGAGTGCCAAGCTCGAGGGGGGCCATGAGGAGAGATGTGAGGACTCTGACGAGAATGAAG CTGAACCACCTGTAACTTTCAGACTATTTGTTGGAAACCTGAATTTCAACAAAACCGTTGCTGAACTAAAAACTGATCTTAGTGAATTTTTTGCTAAAAATGATGTCGCAGTTGATGGTGTCAGAGTCGGCTTGTCCAG GGCAAGTACTCCTCAGTTTCTGGCAAGTCACCGGCCTCCACAGCACAGACTTTCTCACCTTGAGGCTGCATTGCTCACCTGCCCTGTCGTCATGTTCATGACTCATTCCCTGGCCACTAACAGCCCCTCCAGAGAGTCTCAGCTTAAAGGTCACTTCCTTAGATCAGAAGCATTTTCCCTGACCCCTCAAACAGTTCAGTCTTCTCTCCtccatgttttcatttccctttttatttactCTTCCTTCCTGGCACTTACCACAGTTTGTAATTATGTGACTGTTTACTAG